Within Enterobacter sp. RHBSTW-00175, the genomic segment ATGTTGCCTGGGGTACGACCCAGCATCTGCTTCGCATCATGACCAACAGCAGCCACGCTTTTTGGCGAGCCGGCACGGTCCTGACGAATGGCCACAACGGAAGGCTCATTCAATACGATGCCTTGTCCTTTTACATAAATAAGGGTATTCGCGGTACCCAGGTCAATGGACAGGTCATTGGAAAACATGCCACGAAATTTTTTCAACATACTAAGGGATAATCCTGAAAGCTGGGGCGGAAAACAAAATCCGCTTACTTTACCAACCACACGCAGCAGCGACAAGGCGCAAAAATCGTCTGCTACGGTGAAAATTAGTGCAGTACGTTTCCTTTGTTACAAATTCATCCCCTGAGTCCCTCAGGGCTGAGTAAACAGTAGCGTCCCTCACTTTCATTTGTAACCAGTCAAAGGTCGTTCACTGGCTTTTGCTCGTCAAACTCAAAGCTACAGGCGCGATATTCTACGTGAAAACAAATTAAACGGCAGGTCAAACAGAGTATCTTTGCAAATATTTTTTCACATTGGTGTCAAGCGGCTGAGAGGACGCAAAAAAATCACCCTGACCACCCACAACACCGCGCTCTGTCAACATCTGCCATTCGCTTCGTGATCGCACGCCGGTGGCAAATACTTGTGTTCGCGTTCCCTTGCACGCTTCAACCAGGCTCTGAACCAACAGCTGGTTTTCCGTGCGTTTTTCGATATTCCTTACCAGCCCTGGATGAAGTTTCAATAATTCAACATCCAGTTCCTTGATCCAGCTGGTGCTGACCAGCGTCAAGCCCGCCTGCGTGACCGCCACACGAGCGCCGAGCGCATTCATCAAACGTACCATCGGGCGTAACCGGCTGATGTGTTGACCTACATCCGCCTCAGCAAGTTCAAAAATAATGCGTTTGCGTTGCGATTTTTCGCATTGCATTAATATATCGCGTAGCCAGCGCTGAAAACGCGGGCGAATTAAAGACTCGACGGTGACCTGTAATGCCAGGTTTTCCTCTGGCCAGAAAGATAAGAAGGGAATAAGCCGCGTAATCTGCTGGCGGTCGTACTCTTCTGATAGCCCAAATTGCAACACAATCGGCAGATACTCTGCGGAAATCACCTCTTCCGTTCCGTCGAAAATACGGCACATCAGTTCACGATGATGCACATGGCCATTTTTCATCACCGCAGGTTTTTGATAAATACGTGGCCCGCCGCGACTCAGCATTTGCTCAATCAGCGTTCGCCAGCGCACATTCCCGCGCCCTTTCTCCGGCAGCGAGTCATCATATACCGCCCACCCGTTTGCCCCTTGCAACACGGCGTTGCGGGTGGCTGCTTCCGCATGTTCCATGACCTGTTCAGTCGACTGGCCGCCGCGCCAGGCACAGATACCAATGTGTACCATGTCATCCCTGTCGAGCATTTTGCTTTGTGGCAATGCATCGACGGCTTTAAGCAGTTGACCTGCAATGCTTTCAGATTCTTTTAGCGTACGGTGAGGCAACAGCACGGCAAAATCGCTGCGGTGATAGCGCGCCAGCAGAGAGCCAGGATAGCGCATAATAAAGGTCGACAGCAGGTTAATAAGGATAAAGAGA encodes:
- the csrD gene encoding RNase E specificity factor CsrD, which gives rise to MRLTTKFSAFITLLTGLTIFVTLIGCSLSFYNAIQDKLVNRVQSVASVIDTRLVTTPLPALSRELDEIMVPVDIVQIDIRQGNSLVFSHARQGSYRPAGMMNQYREVTVHSLKNPGMTIKLAYQDPMANYFRSLMTTAPLTLAVGFIVLLIFLAVRWQRRQLSGQELLENRSVRILNGERGPQVRGSIYEWPTRTSSALDVLLSEIQFASDQRSRMDTLIRSYAAQDNKTGLNNRLFFDNQLATLLDDPEKVGTHGVVMMIRLPDFDLLRDNWGRAVAEDNLFILINLLSTFIMRYPGSLLARYHRSDFAVLLPHRTLKESESIAGQLLKAVDALPQSKMLDRDDMVHIGICAWRGGQSTEQVMEHAEAATRNAVLQGANGWAVYDDSLPEKGRGNVRWRTLIEQMLSRGGPRIYQKPAVMKNGHVHHRELMCRIFDGTEEVISAEYLPIVLQFGLSEEYDRQQITRLIPFLSFWPEENLALQVTVESLIRPRFQRWLRDILMQCEKSQRKRIIFELAEADVGQHISRLRPMVRLMNALGARVAVTQAGLTLVSTSWIKELDVELLKLHPGLVRNIEKRTENQLLVQSLVEACKGTRTQVFATGVRSRSEWQMLTERGVVGGQGDFFASSQPLDTNVKKYLQRYSV